Below is a window of Nitrospiraceae bacterium DNA.
AATCCAAAACGGCACAGTACCCAATCCATCCATCGCCCTAAATCTGTCCTCATATACGACCAGATGCAAACCTTCGCAGCTTGCCGCACCTCTTAGAACACAAGAGCATCGGCAACACCGCGATGTACTTTGGAGTGGATTAGCGCAAGGGGCTTGATTATGCCAAACGGATTACAAGCCAAGGGAGTCTCACCAGAGATTTTCTTGGCTGAATATGCCACACAACCCTCCCCTCAATCAGTATACATTGAAAATGTATTGTCCCTCTTTCGGCGGGGTGTTAATTCTTTCTTGCTGAGAATTCCTGTTTGCCAATGACGGCCATGATCTCAATGCCATGATCAATCAATCGGTAATACACTGCATGGACCCCATACACACTCCGACGATACCCTTCCCGAATATAATCAACGGCAGCATATAAATAGGGCTGTTCAGCGAGTTGTTCAAAATGCTGTTCTAGCCCATCGTAATATCGGATCGCCTGATCAAAGCCAAAGGCATCAATCCCAAAGCTGAGAATATTTTCTAAATCGCGCTCGGCCTCCTTCGATAACTCATACCTTGGCATTCTGCCGCTTTCTCTTTAACACTCGCTCTTTGATTTCTTTTGGCCTGGCGGTACTCCTCCCGCTTTGTTCGGCTTGGGTGAGCTTGGCGCGAAGCCCTGCAATTTCTTGCTCTTCCTCACGAGCCTTCCGAATTAAGGCATTCACCGCTTCACTATTGCTTTTATACTCCCCTTCAATATCCACCACCCTTTTTAACCACTCACTATTGGGGTCGGTAAATGAAATCGTTTGACGTGGCATACGTAATCCTCCTCCTCAGTTTA
It encodes the following:
- a CDS encoding type II toxin-antitoxin system ParD family antitoxin, which codes for MPRQTISFTDPNSEWLKRVVDIEGEYKSNSEAVNALIRKAREEEQEIAGLRAKLTQAEQSGRSTARPKEIKERVLKRKRQNAKV
- a CDS encoding type II toxin-antitoxin system RelE/ParE family toxin, whose product is MPRYELSKEAERDLENILSFGIDAFGFDQAIRYYDGLEQHFEQLAEQPYLYAAVDYIREGYRRSVYGVHAVYYRLIDHGIEIMAVIGKQEFSARKN